A segment of the Lycium ferocissimum isolate CSIRO_LF1 chromosome 5, AGI_CSIRO_Lferr_CH_V1, whole genome shotgun sequence genome:
accatgtcgAAAAGTGttaccatctcatctaaaagcttactTAATTTGTTAGAGAGAGCACAATTTTATTTACTAAGTATATACTCAACAATATtagtaattttatatatatatatatataatatatatatatatatatatatatatatatatatatatatatatatatatatgtatttcaaATTAATTCTTCAAAAGTTTAAGTTaccctagtttttttttttcatgtataACCATCTGGTATCCGGAATCAACTGGCATGACTAATTCAAATTCACGTCATGTACTCTTACCAAATATTTCTTCcatttccaaaatttgaacCAAAGACCCTTGACTAAGTGTGAAGTGATCATTCATCCCAGTACACTCCTTTGTGTTACCCTAACTCTTCTGTTACACTACCAATGTAGATATATactcctctgtcccaatttatgtggcacagttcggattttgagagtcaaacagTTAAATTTTGACAGTGGATTTGGGCATGGAATCTTCAagttttttaaataataatctcatatttggaaactacgtaaaaagtattataagtcacaataattgacaattaaaaataattaagacaataattgacaattaaaaataattaagagatacatgaaaaaattacggtCAAAGAAATACTTGTTTGAATCTCAAATTCTGAAAGGTgccacttaaattgggacggagggagtatgtcaTTATTTCTAGGATTTAAGTTGCCCtaattctttatttatttatttcctgATCAGCGGCACCACTTGGACAGGCaaccacattccattttcacaAGATTAATAATGGAGGATCACCAGAAGGAGCTACACTTTCTATCTACTCACACAAATGCAGCAAACTCCTCATCCTGGCCATCAGATTCTTCTGCAAACATCCGATCATCGGAATCATTGGAACATCCTTCTTTGGACCTACAACTCTCAATCAGTGTAAGACCTATTAAGCCACCTTCACAAGGCGTCCTAACAAGGGCAGTCAATCATAATAATCACTACAACGATGTCCGATTCGATTCGGGCTACGTTGAGGCTCTTAAATGGCAAGCTGCTGAGCAAATCCGGTTGGCAGCCATAGAGAAAGCGTATGCTGAACGTGTGAGAGAACTTACTAGAAGAGAAATAGAGATGGCTCAGTCGGAATTTGCACGTGCGAGAAGTATGTGGGAGAGAGCTAAAGAGGAAGTTGAAAAAGCagaaaagttgaaagaaagagcAACTCGTAGGATTGATCCTACGTGCATGGAAGTTACATGTCAGTCTTGCAGTCAAAAATTTCGACCTCACTGAATATAAGATGTTAATTAATGAAGGTGCGTTCTAATAAGAGTaattaatatatgtattttgagtttatgaagGGGGAGCTGATGATAAATAATCTGTAGAATGCTGATGATAAATATTCTGTAGaatgcattcttttcttttgttgggAATTCTGCAAGAActtaaaagtggaataattgatgtatgattcttttgttttcCGTTCTTTCATGATCAATTGATGTTAACTTATAGTATCCTGATCTTGGCAGAATTCGATTATGTATGATTAGTTCTTCCTTTCTTGAGGTAATGTAATCTTCATAATATTGGAAACATGAGATTCGATCATTATATGTGTTGTACTGTTGTATATACTTTTGAGCTAATGTTTGGTCTTGAAGTAATAAGTCAACCACCAATGCCATTGTTCTTTTGCTTTAAGGTGAGTTATTTAAATGaggagtttaagttatatattgtGTAAACAAATTACAAGtaatttatcttatttaaaGATTATATATCACACATTCTAAGGAGGCTTAATATATATCCTTTAGGTGAGCGTATTTACAGACATGTATAACTTAAATTAGTAATATCTTTTTCATACAGTAGCACTACTTTCTTTTGGTTAATGTAAGTTATGAAAACAAACATGGCGTCCTATGTATATGCCAGTATAATTAGCACGATGCTCTTACTACATAAAACAAATGTTggatttttcaatttatgactttGGAGGTacatttaatttctttttaattattttgaagaTATAGCTATCATGATAGGTAGTGATGCGAATCTTCCTCGGAGTCTCTGTTGATACTCGATCACAAGGATATTTGCCTGAGTCTCATGCATCATCAATTTAAAGAAATGGTCCCATTTCACTTTTCAACAATCAAATTTTGTTATTAAATTAAGATCCCTGTCATAATTACACTGGGCAACTCATCACGTTAACTACAAAGTAATTTATAAaccaaatttaaaaagaaaagataaaagtGGACCAATCTTCGTGAAACTTTTACTGCAACTAAATGAGGTATGACATATCCTACTCGAAGAACTGAAAGAAACGAACATATTAATTAGTTGTGATGCAAAGGACGAAGGAATTCTTGTTAATATTGATCAGAAGTCATTTATAAATGTTTGAATTACCTAAGTTTCACCACAAAGAATTAGTGCACAATTGTAGATTTGTAATTTCTAATATCTtgattatttttgtttatatatgttatgtatagaaTTCTGGGgctgatgttggtttgaatatgcGGGTTCGGCAAAAGCCAATAACTTTGACCCAGATAATGTAAGAAGAAATTATTCACTATATAGATatagggaaaatacataaatacccccacaacgtatactcggattaattatgacgcactcaacctttgcgggcgacctattacccccctgaccttattttttctgtatttttgtaccctATTTTGGCTGatgtggcaaaaaaaaatttgatgcccagttgcacagtggagagtgttgcacactctccaCCACATCGGCGCCACATCAGTGCCACATTGGCGCCACGtcactaaacccttcttcttcttcttcattccacCCCACCCCTCAGTTTCCCCACTCACCCCTAAACCCACCGCCACCcccattcttcttcatttttgctaatgttacttttatttattctttcacaattttttactttctttttgtttgtgcaACTCTTCTTCActctcattctttttcttcacttccAGAACTCCATTTTTGTTGATTCAATCATACATTTTCCTCCAATGATAGAAAAATTAGAGGAAAATGTTGTTGGGTTACCAATTGTGAATCTGAAATGGAGTAGTCGAATTCTTAAATCTGAAATGGGTAGTCGAAAATGTTGTTGGGTTACCAATTTTGAATCTGAAATTTTTGTATGTTGGTGATTTGTTAGTCAAAATTGGTTTGCAAGTAAAATCTGATGGGAAAGCTGCTGTGAACTCCATTGTTACTTGCTCCGGTGAACTCCATTGTTACTTGCTCCATTCCTTTTTCTCTGAAATTGTAAGGGGAAATGATTGATTTATGGTTTGAGCCAAGTGGGTTTACTTTATCAGCAGTAATTAAAGCTTGTTTTGATATTGGGAAGTTGAAATTGGGCTGTTTATTTCATGGCGTTGCGATTAGTTGTGGATTCGAAGAGAATAATGTGATTGAGAGGCGGatttatgaagaagaaaaaaagcgGATTGGTGTAGGGTCACCGGAGACCGCCAGGTCCACGGCGATGACCATGGCGGAGTTGACCATGACGGTGACATTCGAAGTTGTATGCTGATTTGAAACAAGTTGAAAAGTGAAAATCTCAGATCTGTATTGTTGGGTTCTTGAGATTGAAAATTgcagcagaaaaaaaaaatggatgttGTAATTAactgttgtttaatcatctggGTATTACTATTTGGAGCTTAAAAACACTAGAGAAAATTGTTTGTTTGTGCTAAAGTTGAATTACAATTGAGCTCTGCATTATTTGATAATCATGGAAGCCATGGAGATAGCTCTCCAGGTTGTGACAATGGAGAAGATGGCattgtttaaaattttaatacttGTTTAATAAAATTTAGGTGGCACCAATGTGGCAGTGACGTGGCGCCGatgtggcggagagtgtgcaacactctccactgTGCAACTGGGCATCAAATTgttttttgccacgtcagccAAAATagggtacaaaaatacagaaaaaataaggccagggggtaataggtcgcccgcaaaggttgggtgcgtcataatcaATCCAAGTATACgttggggggggaggggggtatttatgtattttccctatAGATATATGTACGAAAAATAAATTTAGAGCTCAGTTACTAGTACTTGAGGTCGTTGTCTTAGAATTCAGAACCCacagtttaaattttaaatcggCCACTTCTAGGACTTACTAAATTTAATACACCTTTGGTGTCGAAATAATATTCCAAATATTGCAGAATGAAAAaatctactccctccgtcccaaattaAGATAATTGTCACTTTCCGGTTCTCGAGATTCAAACTGCAGAGCTTTGACCAACATTTAAGATGTATGTTTTCACCacattgatatgagaagaaATTAAACTTATAATACTTCTTGTATAATTTtcgaatatctaaattttaagtttaaaatatttaattaatctaATCTAATTTAATTTCGAGGATTAGTCAAAATAACTCTCGAAAAAACAAAACTTAACAAGTATTTTAGGACCTAGGAAGTCACTGACATAATGCAGAAAGGGTTAATTGGTTCTCTTCATGCTATGCAGAAATATCAAATACTCCTGTTTGGAGTAAAATTCAACTTCATAGTTTTCATGGTTTCTTTTTCCTTGCAATAGATGACATGAGATTCTCCGATTACAAATGATGTTTTCTGGATAAGCCAAGATTTCTGGACGTTTCAGCTTTGCTATTTCCCTCCATATATAGCTCTTGTTTTTGCATTCCTTCAAACTGGTGTTTGTCTTTTTCCTTTCAACAATACCATGATTTCTGACATTGACTGCCTTCTTGTGATTAATTTCTTGACTGGTCAAATGACCCCAAGACAAATATATAAGATGACAAGTTGCTAACAGCTGTTTGCATTGAGGCAAAAGTTAAATAAATATAGGATTGACTCAAAAAAGTGCTGTTATCGACAAAAGTTACCCTACCACTTTTGGAGGGGTGAAAGAGTGCAAGATGTGAATATTAAAAAGATGTTactcacaaaacaaaaaatggcATTTTGAGGGGGCATTCCGAGAATCGAACTCGGGACCTCTCACACCCAAAGCGAGAATCATACCACTAGACCAAATGCCCAACGATGTTTACAAATATGTTAATTACATATCCAAGGACTTCTCCTATTTTGGCACAAATCTTTTTCGTTCTTAAAAGAAAGAGTTCGGGTAGGTTCAATTGACGGAAATGAATTTCTAGATTCGCAAATTTATCGACATCAAATTTGTTAAAAGAACCAAAATTTTATTAGCTATTATTTGACATTTCTATTTAAAACATGATTCGCAAGCTTGCAGTGCTCTCAAAACTTAAAATAGAACGGTAGATACCTGCTTCTTCTGACATTATTGTGATACGCCATAAAAAGTAATGCAACAACAATTTTCTTTGCCATGAGAATTGCAAACATCGTATTAGGTTTCCTTAAGGTCTTTTACATTTGTCTACGAATGATAGCAAACAAATATtgatcatagtcatcatcttaGTTATAGAATGTTACTTTGATGCTTTACTCTGATGATAGAAATGAAAGACTTAGGGTATATCCTGAGACTGCTAGAAGAAACTTTATGTATTTGGGGAAGAAGGAAGTGAAGGAGATTATACTTACTGGAAATAAATCTGCCCAATTATGTAAATCTTCAGTATGTTATAGCAACGATTATAGCAACGAAGTGGCTGGATTTATATGTATCAATAAATTGTGATTCTATTTTAACTAACACCAGTAAAAGTGACCATTTATAGGTTGGAGAATAAAATTATTAGAAGGGGAAAAAAGACAACGCCAAGCACTATTTGCTTCGAGTGCTAGCCAATAAATCAGTTTTCCCAGTACTCGAACATAACCAGTACATGCCCACTCATGAACTTCACAAATGAATGTCCATCCTCATCAAAGGAAATGGCGAAAGAGAAAACAGAGCGCACGATGAAAAGAATGTCTTAGACTTTCCTAGGCTTGTATCTAAAAAATAACACAATCTACAATAAAAGGATTAATGCATTAAGATGCAGCCAGTGGCAAATTTATGCATTAAttttgggtcacgtgaacacataATCACTCGACTAAACtcaatatattatgtgtataattctaaaaatatatctaatattaccTGAAGGAACACCTGGTCAAACCAGGACGAGTGGAGCACTGGTTAGGGGTTGTGTTTATTACCTCAAGGTCTCGGGATTGAACTCGAGCTCCTGCACGTTTCTATGATTTTATTAAAGTAGCcttttaactttcctttttatattatattattctaaatcctttttcttctataattctAATTACCCAAAAGTAAAAATCGTGTTTCTATTTATTAAAGCAGCcttttaactttcctttttatattattctaaatcctttttcttctataattctAAGTACCCAAAAGTAAAAACCATGTTTCTATTTTATATTAcctctaataaaaaaaaaaatctttattcctaattacccaagtcccaaaaggcaaaagaaatcaaaaaaccACATAGGCGCTAAGCTGCAACGAACCAAAggcaaaagaaataagaaaaccCCATAGCTAATGGTGAACCCATCCTCTTAAAATCCTGGATTCGCCTCTGGATGCAGCAAAAAAACCTATTCAGAAATCATAACAGCCCTCAAGTATTGACACACTCTTTAGGCATTTGGGGTTAAACATGGAAAAGACAAGAATGTCATTTCTGAAGGTTTACATCTATAATGTAGAGGCGCCCGCCTAATACCAgtaaaactacatgaaaagggAAGCTTTCAGCTAGCTGGTTCGTATCTACATACACAATCATAAATATTCCCTTCAACCAATTTTGCTGCCAACCGCTGATTCTTCACCATAGCAAGCTGCAAAATCACATAAAGCATGTCAAACAAGACTGAGGCACAATGAGAGCGCATTATACTTAACAATATTCCACGGCCCACATACTCAAAAATACCAAATTAGCTGGTCCAATAAGCCGCTAATAGGTCATCATGCCTAAATTAAATATGGAAGAAAGCTAATCTAGCTTAAAATTTCATTGAACATACTTATAGAACTCCATTTGATATCCACTAGAGCCATATGAAAATATGCAGAAAccatttttaaaatgttttaagTAACTGCTATAATCCTTACCTTTAGAGCATCACATTTGAACTTTGCATTATAGTTAGTATGCAAAGACCGGCCCATCCCTTCCAAAATTACCTGCACCCAGGGTAAAAACATGGGCAAGTTACACATTTGGCCGGTTGGCCAAAAACATTTACATTCGCTAGCCAAATATACACTATAATGTATCAAAACtgtatatttcatgaatattaTATACTAacatacaaaaaatatacatttgctggctattatTTCGGTTGACACCTATTTATGCCAATGTCGCTAAAAATATCCCCAATAATTAGACTTACTTTCTGAATGAGATAGCTGCATTTTTAGGGTATAAAGGAAAGGAGCACCATACCAGATCCGCATCTTTGGCTGCAGCTGCTAACTCTGAGCTCACTTGCCTGAAGTCT
Coding sequences within it:
- the LOC132055924 gene encoding zinc finger protein SHOOT GRAVITROPISM 5 encodes the protein MEDHQKELHFLSTHTNAANSSSWPSDSSANIRSSESLEHPSLDLQLSISVRPIKPPSQGVLTRAVNHNNHYNDVRFDSGYVEALKWQAAEQIRLAAIEKAYAERVRELTRREIEMAQSEFARARSMWERAKEEVEKAEKLKERATRRIDPTCMEVTCQSCSQKFRPH